From Bicyclus anynana chromosome 7, ilBicAnyn1.1, whole genome shotgun sequence, the proteins below share one genomic window:
- the LOC112055688 gene encoding cytochrome P450 4C1-like gives MSICKIKNETQSKKHLHDFCDKRKSIVELMINISSGKKQFTDLELREEFLVIAAAGSDTTAGTIGFTLMLLGKYPDVQQKVHEEMEEVFGDSKRPLEKEDLPNLKYLERVVKESLRLFPPAPFILRKVETDFTCPSGLIIPSGSGIMVSIFGVHRDPKYWGPDVEHFDPDRFLPERFNLQHACSYMPFSNGPRNCIGYRYGFVSVMTALTFILRDFKVVGEPEKRPVPNIRLKLEVTMKAVEGYNVQLEKRIPTQG, from the exons ATG AGTATCTGTAAGATAAAAAATGAAACACAAAGCAAAAAGCATCTTCATG ACTTTTGTGATAAACGGAAATCTATCGTTGAGTTAATGATTAACATATCCAGCGGTAAAAAGCAATTTACAGATTTGGAACTTCGTGAGGAGTTCCTTGTTATAGCTGCAGCAGGGTCTGACACCACTGCGGGTACAATTGGTTTTACCCTTATGTTATTAGGAAAATATCCAGACGTCCAGCAAAAAGTTCATGAAGA gatGGAAGAAGTTTTCGGAGATTCTAAACGTCCATTAGAGAAGGAAGACTTACCTAACTTAAAGTATTTAGAGAGAGTTGTGAAGGAGTCTTTAAGGTTGTTCCCGCCTGCGCCGTTTATATTGCGAAAagtggaaacagattttacatGTC CGTCAGGCCTGATTATTCCTAGTGGTTCAGGGATAATGGTTTCGATTTTTGGAGTTCATCGCGACCCCAAGTACTGGGGTCCGGACGTAGAACACTTCGACCCCGACCGGTTTTTGCCTGAACGATTCAACTTGCAGCACGCCTGTAGCTATATGCCATTTAGTAACGGGCCACGAAACTGTATTG GTTATAGATATGGCTTTGTATCAGTTATGACGGCACTAACGTTCATATTAAGAGACTTTAAAGTTGTAGGAGAACCAGAAAAGAGGCCTGTTCCTAACATAAGGCTCAAGTTGGAGGTGACAATGAAGGCAGTTGAAGGATACAATGTTCAGTTGGAGAAAAGAATACCTACCCAAGGGTGA